In Streptomyces sp. RFCAC02, the following proteins share a genomic window:
- a CDS encoding DUF397 domain-containing protein, with amino-acid sequence MAIQRAATRTWTKSSYSAGNGACVEVMSPGRDLLAVRDSKVPAGPRLGFAVGSWSAFLGVVDRAATGGCGA; translated from the coding sequence ATGGCAATCCAGCGAGCGGCCACGCGCACGTGGACGAAGTCCTCGTATTCCGCGGGCAATGGCGCCTGCGTGGAGGTGATGTCCCCGGGCCGGGATCTCCTGGCCGTGCGGGACTCCAAGGTGCCTGCCGGTCCGCGGCTGGGGTTCGCCGTCGGTTCGTGGTCGGCTTTCCTCGGTGTGGTGGACCGCGCCGCGACCGGCGGCTGCGGCGCCTGA
- a CDS encoding GNAT family N-acetyltransferase, with translation MTVLYEWRGAFANDEVEDLHAEGFGHPPAPDYDWRGQVERFSLGWVCARRVADGALVGFVNVAWDGCTHAFVLDTVVEKTLRRGGVGRELVAVAVERAREAGCSWLHVDFEDDLCPFYLDSCGFRPTPAGLIRL, from the coding sequence ATGACGGTGCTGTACGAGTGGCGTGGCGCGTTCGCGAACGACGAGGTGGAGGACCTGCACGCCGAGGGTTTCGGCCATCCTCCGGCGCCGGACTACGACTGGCGCGGGCAGGTGGAACGCTTCAGCCTCGGGTGGGTGTGCGCCCGGCGCGTGGCGGACGGCGCGCTCGTCGGCTTCGTCAACGTCGCCTGGGACGGGTGCACGCACGCGTTCGTCCTCGACACCGTCGTGGAGAAGACGCTGCGCCGCGGGGGCGTGGGGCGCGAACTGGTGGCGGTCGCGGTGGAACGCGCGCGGGAGGCCGGCTGCAGCTGGCTGCACGTCGACTTCGAGGACGACCTGTGCCCGTTCTACCTGGACTCCTGCGGCTTCCGCCCGACACCCGCGGGGCTGATCCGGCTCTGA
- a CDS encoding response regulator transcription factor, translated as MDRMRVLVVDGHRIFAESLATALTAEADVEAAAVGTAPAALQALERSAFDVLLLDTGLDSDGTLLVSVRERFPDLRAVMLASADDAVLAAQCLAAGARGWVAKDSSLARLLLVVRGALRDETHVPPALLTGVLRELDQARRHRSEHQRLVETLTPRELEVLRCMLAGLGRKAVAERLYLSPHTVRTHMQNVLSKLGVHSTLAAVALARRAGIPPAD; from the coding sequence GTGGACCGTATGCGGGTGCTCGTGGTGGACGGGCACCGGATCTTCGCCGAGTCGCTGGCCACCGCGCTCACCGCCGAGGCGGACGTCGAGGCGGCCGCCGTCGGCACCGCGCCGGCGGCCCTCCAGGCGCTGGAGCGCTCGGCGTTCGACGTCCTGCTCCTCGACACCGGGCTCGACTCCGACGGCACCCTGCTCGTGTCCGTGCGGGAGCGCTTCCCCGACCTGCGCGCCGTGATGCTGGCCTCGGCGGACGACGCGGTGCTCGCCGCGCAGTGCCTCGCGGCGGGGGCGCGGGGCTGGGTCGCGAAGGACAGTTCCCTGGCCCGCCTGCTGCTCGTCGTCCGGGGCGCGCTCCGCGACGAGACGCACGTCCCGCCCGCGCTGCTGACCGGCGTCCTCCGCGAACTCGACCAGGCCCGCCGCCACCGCTCGGAGCACCAGCGGCTCGTGGAAACCCTCACGCCCCGCGAACTGGAGGTGCTGCGCTGCATGCTGGCGGGCCTCGGCCGCAAGGCGGTCGCCGAGCGCCTCTACCTCTCCCCGCACACGGTGCGCACCCACATGCAGAACGTCCTCAGCAAGCTCGGCGTCCACTCGACCCTGGCCGCCGTGGCCCTGGCCCGCCGCGCGGGCATCCCCCCGGCCGACTGA
- a CDS encoding helix-turn-helix transcriptional regulator, whose product MAGNVNPTVRRRRLGQELRRLREDRNMTAEEVADRLLVSQSKISRLENGRRSISPRDVRDLCGVYGVEDKRLIDSLMQMARESRQQGWWHAFAELSTSYSVYIGLETDASSLRVYEPQVIPGLFQTPAYAEALIAGALPEVTDEEIDSRVQVRLRRQQRVWDDKNPLRLWAVVDEAVLRRLVGGTSVMAEQMNRLVECSRLPNVTLQILPFSAGAHPGVNGQYAVLEFPEATDSTAIYLEGGTSDLYLEKPHDVQYYSVMYEHLRAQALSPEQSRAFIIKVAEEYGG is encoded by the coding sequence GTGGCGGGCAATGTCAATCCCACTGTCCGGCGACGCCGGCTCGGCCAGGAATTACGGCGTCTCCGGGAGGACCGGAACATGACGGCGGAGGAAGTCGCGGACCGCCTCCTCGTCTCCCAGTCCAAGATCAGCCGGCTGGAGAACGGCCGGCGCAGCATCAGCCCGCGGGACGTCCGGGACCTGTGCGGCGTCTACGGCGTGGAGGACAAGCGGCTGATCGACTCCCTGATGCAGATGGCCAGGGAGTCCCGCCAGCAGGGGTGGTGGCACGCCTTCGCCGAACTCTCCACCTCCTACAGCGTCTACATCGGTCTGGAGACGGACGCCTCCTCCCTGCGCGTCTACGAACCGCAGGTCATCCCGGGGCTCTTCCAGACACCCGCCTACGCCGAGGCGCTGATCGCCGGCGCGCTCCCCGAGGTGACCGACGAGGAGATCGACAGCCGGGTGCAGGTGCGGCTGCGGCGTCAGCAGCGTGTGTGGGACGACAAGAACCCGCTGCGCCTGTGGGCGGTCGTGGACGAGGCGGTGCTGCGCCGTCTGGTCGGCGGCACCTCGGTCATGGCCGAGCAGATGAACCGGCTCGTGGAGTGCTCCCGCCTCCCGAACGTGACGCTGCAGATCCTCCCGTTCAGCGCCGGCGCACACCCGGGCGTGAACGGGCAGTACGCGGTGCTGGAGTTCCCTGAGGCGACGGATTCGACGGCCATCTATCTGGAGGGCGGCACGAGTGACCTCTACCTGGAGAAGCCGCATGACGTGCAGTACTACAGCGTCATGTACGAGCACCTCCGGGCGCAGGCGCTGAGCCCGGAGCAGAGCCGCGCCTTCATCATCAAGGTGGCCGAGGAATACGGGGGTTAG
- a CDS encoding amino acid racemase, with the protein MKHAGILGHSAEGAVLCLRAFCADGIAALGANEHPRVSLDMIPLARSMPAWEAGDHAAVRAVLAESAEALARAGADFFLCPDNTAHLALDLPGLPGLPLPGLHLPRLVAERAARDGHRRIGVLGTRWTMEGPLYRDAFGALGMTAEIPVAEDRKLIDGVIWEELLHGRFTDSARARYLGVIERLAARGCDAVALVCTEIPLLITPADSPLPVLDSTRLGAEAAFEVAAGRRPLPDWRGGPHQR; encoded by the coding sequence ATGAAGCACGCCGGAATCCTGGGTCACAGCGCAGAGGGCGCGGTCCTGTGCCTGCGGGCCTTCTGCGCCGACGGGATCGCCGCCCTGGGGGCGAACGAGCACCCCCGCGTCAGTCTGGACATGATCCCGCTCGCCCGGTCGATGCCGGCCTGGGAGGCGGGCGACCACGCTGCGGTCAGAGCGGTCCTCGCGGAGAGCGCCGAGGCCCTGGCGCGGGCGGGAGCGGATTTCTTCCTCTGCCCCGACAACACGGCGCACCTCGCGCTCGATCTGCCGGGGCTGCCCGGACTCCCGCTGCCGGGTCTGCATCTGCCCCGCCTGGTCGCCGAGCGTGCCGCGCGGGACGGGCACCGGCGGATCGGCGTCCTCGGCACCCGCTGGACGATGGAGGGGCCGCTCTACCGTGACGCGTTCGGAGCGCTGGGGATGACGGCGGAGATACCGGTCGCGGAGGACAGGAAGCTGATCGACGGCGTCATCTGGGAGGAGCTGCTGCACGGCAGATTCACGGACAGCGCCCGCGCGCGGTACCTCGGCGTCATCGAACGCCTGGCCGCCCGGGGCTGCGACGCGGTGGCTCTCGTCTGCACCGAGATACCGCTGCTCATCACGCCGGCCGACTCCCCCCTGCCCGTCCTGGACTCGACCCGGCTCGGCGCCGAGGCGGCATTCGAGGTGGCGGCGGGGCGGCGTCCGCTGCCGGACTGGCGGGGCGGCCCGCACCAGCGGTGA
- a CDS encoding response regulator transcription factor, with translation MRVLLAEDEVPLAKYVAAGLRRHGFAVDLAGDGASALEKCSHTPYDVVVLDRDLPVVHGDTVCRRLAGDGAHRVLMLTAADSVEDRVAGLSLGADDYLGKPFAFSELVARVWALSRRSTPARPPVLRAGDVVLDPARRLAERAGRELLLTPKEFGVLHELLAARGDVVRAGTLLEKVWDEHADPFTNAVRITVGTLRRKLGDPPVVETVTGAGYRVRP, from the coding sequence ATGCGAGTTCTGCTGGCGGAGGACGAGGTTCCCCTGGCCAAGTACGTGGCTGCCGGGCTGCGCAGGCACGGTTTCGCCGTCGACCTGGCCGGTGACGGCGCGTCGGCGCTGGAGAAGTGCTCCCACACGCCGTACGACGTGGTGGTGCTGGACCGGGACCTGCCGGTGGTGCACGGCGACACGGTGTGCCGGCGCCTCGCCGGGGACGGCGCGCACCGGGTGCTCATGCTCACGGCGGCCGACTCGGTGGAGGACCGCGTCGCCGGCCTGTCCCTGGGCGCCGACGACTACCTGGGCAAACCGTTCGCTTTCTCCGAACTCGTGGCGCGCGTCTGGGCGTTGTCGCGCCGCAGCACGCCGGCCCGGCCACCGGTGCTGCGTGCCGGGGACGTGGTGCTCGACCCGGCCCGGCGGCTGGCCGAACGCGCGGGCCGCGAACTGCTGCTCACACCGAAGGAGTTCGGCGTGCTCCACGAGCTGCTGGCCGCGCGGGGCGACGTGGTCCGCGCCGGGACGCTGCTGGAGAAGGTGTGGGACGAGCACGCCGACCCGTTCACCAACGCCGTGCGCATCACGGTCGGGACGCTGCGCCGCAAGCTCGGCGACCCGCCCGTGGTCGAGACGGTCACCGGCGCCGGCTACCGCGTCCGGCCGTGA
- a CDS encoding LLM class flavin-dependent oxidoreductase has protein sequence MADGTDTAGGPDGIRGTARGSAPVPLSVLDLATVGSGTTASAALSTTTELARLAERRGYHRFWVAEHHSMPGVASSSPAVILGHLTARTERIRLGSGGVMLPNHAPLVVAEQFGTLEALAPGRIDLGLGRAPGTDGGTAAALRRGRTDGPDEFPSQVAELVRFLDDDYPDAHPYARIHAVPGPVQGSAEGGVQSPHRPPVWLLGSSGFSAELAARLGLPFAFANHFSAANTIPALELYRSAFRPSAVLDAPYALIGVSALAADDEREAYRQVRTGALSMVRLRTGRAGLVPTPEEAEAYPWTPMEEEVADGWLSNVVHGTPDAVRAGLDALVRRTGADELMITTNAHSAAARLRSYDLIADAYGI, from the coding sequence ATGGCCGATGGCACCGACACAGCCGGCGGACCGGACGGAATCAGGGGTACGGCCCGGGGCAGCGCCCCCGTCCCCCTGTCCGTGCTCGACCTGGCCACCGTGGGCAGCGGCACGACCGCGTCGGCGGCCCTGAGCACCACGACCGAGCTGGCGCGGCTCGCCGAGCGCCGGGGCTACCACCGGTTCTGGGTGGCGGAGCACCACTCGATGCCCGGTGTCGCCAGCTCCTCACCGGCCGTGATCCTCGGCCACCTCACCGCGCGGACCGAACGCATACGCCTCGGCTCCGGCGGCGTCATGCTGCCGAACCACGCGCCGCTCGTCGTGGCGGAGCAGTTCGGCACGCTGGAGGCGCTGGCGCCCGGCCGGATCGACCTGGGCCTCGGCCGCGCCCCCGGCACGGACGGCGGTACGGCGGCGGCCCTGCGCCGCGGCCGTACGGACGGTCCCGACGAGTTCCCGAGCCAGGTGGCCGAACTGGTGCGGTTCCTGGACGACGACTACCCGGACGCGCACCCGTACGCGCGGATCCACGCAGTGCCCGGCCCCGTGCAGGGCAGCGCCGAGGGCGGCGTGCAGTCCCCGCACCGCCCGCCGGTGTGGCTGCTCGGCTCGTCCGGTTTCAGCGCCGAGCTGGCTGCGCGCCTGGGCCTGCCGTTCGCCTTCGCCAACCACTTCTCGGCCGCCAACACCATCCCCGCCCTCGAGCTGTACCGGAGCGCGTTCCGCCCGTCCGCCGTGCTGGACGCCCCGTACGCCCTGATCGGTGTCTCGGCGCTGGCCGCCGACGACGAGCGCGAGGCATACCGCCAGGTCAGGACGGGCGCGCTGTCCATGGTGCGGCTGCGCACCGGCCGCGCGGGCCTCGTGCCCACGCCGGAGGAGGCCGAGGCGTACCCCTGGACGCCGATGGAGGAGGAGGTCGCCGACGGCTGGCTGTCGAACGTCGTCCACGGCACCCCCGACGCGGTGCGGGCCGGGCTCGACGCGCTCGTGCGGCGCACCGGCGCGGACGAGCTGATGATCACGACGAACGCCCACAGCGCCGCCGCGCGCCTCCGCAGCTACGACCTGATCGCCGACGCCTACGGGATCTGA
- a CDS encoding HAMP domain-containing sensor histidine kinase, whose translation MVELTLSTLLTQAAIALAVVTLVAAVLGRWLAGRILRPVRTIAATAQRLSADNLSERVEVTAPVDELAALATTVNGMLDRIQQGVHAQRLFTANAAHELRTPLATIRTAVDVTLDGRPGRDDLITMAHDVRDAAARCRLTLDGLLLLARVQSGTECPDRPADLAALAAEALDGARPGIAELALTVDTDLRPAPVTGQPVLLERMVGNVIGNAARHNHSGGRVTVATGTTGDGHCRLRVVNTGPVIAPAAADQLLEPFVRGDGARLHDGTGSGLGLSIVRAVVTAHRGTLRLTPLPGGGLDVIVLLPAAAAPAPRR comes from the coding sequence ATGGTGGAGCTGACGCTGTCCACGCTCCTCACCCAGGCGGCCATCGCACTCGCCGTGGTCACGCTGGTGGCCGCCGTCCTCGGCCGGTGGCTGGCCGGGCGCATCCTGCGGCCGGTCCGCACGATCGCGGCGACCGCGCAGCGCCTGTCGGCCGACAACCTGTCCGAACGCGTCGAGGTCACCGCGCCCGTGGACGAGCTGGCGGCCCTGGCCACGACCGTGAACGGGATGCTGGACCGCATCCAGCAGGGCGTGCACGCCCAGCGCCTGTTCACCGCCAATGCGGCCCACGAGCTGCGCACCCCGCTCGCCACGATCCGCACCGCCGTCGACGTCACACTCGACGGCCGCCCCGGCCGGGACGACCTGATCACCATGGCCCACGACGTGCGGGACGCCGCGGCGCGCTGCCGGCTCACCCTGGACGGCCTCCTCCTGCTGGCCCGCGTGCAGTCCGGAACGGAGTGCCCCGACCGCCCGGCGGACCTGGCCGCCCTCGCCGCCGAGGCCCTGGACGGCGCACGCCCCGGCATCGCGGAACTCGCCCTGACGGTGGACACCGACCTGCGCCCGGCCCCGGTCACCGGGCAGCCCGTCCTGCTGGAGCGGATGGTGGGCAACGTCATCGGCAACGCGGCACGCCACAACCACTCCGGCGGCCGGGTCACGGTCGCCACCGGCACGACCGGCGACGGCCACTGCCGCCTGCGCGTCGTCAACACCGGCCCCGTCATCGCCCCGGCCGCGGCCGATCAGCTCCTCGAGCCCTTCGTCCGCGGTGACGGCGCGCGTCTGCACGACGGAACGGGCTCCGGCCTCGGACTGTCCATCGTCCGTGCCGTCGTCACCGCGCACCGCGGGACGCTGCGCCTGACGCCGCTGCCCGGCGGCGGCCTGGACGTCATCGTCCTCCTGCCGGCGGCCGCCGCACCCGCCCCGCGGCGCTGA
- a CDS encoding PH domain-containing protein — protein MTADTAGTLGEALDTFPTDQRRCARTAAVLLALGAAGVAAGLPLLLWWFADDRTGSNVAAGAPLGLGALCLACGVSRAVWAWRMRGEVFVVHRGGLARRAARGGRAVPWTDVLAVEDAGSPVPGLRFLGTDVLCRVRLRDGGTLLVTGFTRDAERLSRALRDAVGGRRIP, from the coding sequence ATGACGGCTGACACGGCGGGGACTCTGGGTGAGGCCCTCGACACCTTTCCGACCGACCAGCGGCGGTGCGCCCGCACGGCCGCGGTGCTGCTGGCACTCGGCGCGGCGGGGGTGGCGGCCGGGCTGCCGCTGCTCCTGTGGTGGTTCGCCGACGACAGGACCGGCTCGAACGTGGCCGCCGGCGCGCCGCTCGGGCTCGGCGCCCTGTGTCTCGCCTGCGGGGTCTCGCGGGCCGTGTGGGCGTGGCGGATGCGCGGCGAGGTGTTCGTCGTGCACCGGGGCGGCCTCGCGCGGCGGGCGGCCCGCGGCGGGCGGGCCGTGCCGTGGACGGACGTCCTGGCCGTGGAGGACGCCGGCTCGCCGGTGCCGGGGCTGCGGTTCCTCGGCACCGACGTGCTGTGCCGCGTCCGGCTGCGGGACGGCGGCACCCTCCTCGTCACCGGTTTCACGCGGGACGCGGAGCGCCTGTCGCGCGCCCTGCGGGACGCGGTGGGCGGGCGCCGGATCCCGTAG
- a CDS encoding Mut7-C RNAse domain-containing protein: MADQGITVVLAPRLRHFLPAGRRVERLPVTTDGTSSLGHVVESLGVPLTEVGRLLADGREVPAAHVPAAGETVEVRPVDRPQRVPGAPLRFLLDVHLGTLARRLRLLGVDAAYTTPDPGDAALAARSAAERRVLLSRDRGLLRRRELWAGAHVDHTRPDDQLREVLERFRPRLAPWTRCTACNGPLRPADKESVGARLEQGTRSTYDVFAECPACGRIYWRGAHHTRLAAIVDEALHDFGDTAPDTPA, encoded by the coding sequence GTGGCTGATCAGGGGATCACGGTGGTGCTCGCGCCCCGGCTGCGGCATTTCCTGCCGGCCGGCCGGCGCGTGGAGCGGCTGCCCGTCACGACGGACGGCACCTCGTCCCTCGGGCACGTCGTGGAGTCGCTCGGGGTGCCGCTGACCGAGGTGGGCCGGCTGCTGGCGGACGGCCGCGAGGTGCCGGCCGCGCACGTGCCCGCGGCGGGCGAGACGGTCGAGGTACGGCCGGTGGACCGCCCGCAGCGGGTGCCGGGGGCTCCGCTGCGCTTCCTGCTGGACGTGCACCTCGGGACCCTGGCACGCCGCCTGCGCCTGCTGGGCGTGGACGCCGCCTACACGACCCCCGACCCCGGGGACGCCGCGCTGGCCGCCCGGTCGGCCGCGGAGCGGCGCGTACTGCTGTCGCGCGACCGGGGGCTGCTGCGCCGCCGCGAGCTGTGGGCCGGCGCGCACGTGGACCACACCCGGCCCGACGACCAGTTGCGGGAGGTCCTGGAGCGCTTCCGCCCGCGCCTCGCGCCGTGGACACGCTGCACGGCCTGCAACGGACCGCTGCGCCCCGCCGACAAGGAGTCGGTCGGCGCCCGCCTGGAGCAGGGCACGCGCAGCACGTACGACGTGTTCGCCGAGTGCCCGGCGTGCGGCCGGATCTACTGGCGCGGCGCCCACCACACCCGCCTGGCGGCCATCGTCGACGAGGCACTCCACGACTTCGGCGACACCGCACCGGACACGCCCGCCTGA
- a CDS encoding serine hydrolase domain-containing protein has product MRTRTSRRSVLGALGAAPAAAFVAGAFAPAVAQESAGTVPAGLRPGGELDQLVAGMAEREEFAGSLLVTHRSRTVLERSHGMADRQRGVPNGPGTAFPLASVTKLFTAVAVAQLAQQGLLTYSARLGTFLDGFPSAVADKVSVHHLLTHTSGYGDYRAEPGFPEAEKSWTTREETMEGITEFIRRSEPAFAPGAGGLYSNAGYHLLGAIVEKVSGVSYYDYVQEKVFGAAGMTSSRFLTKPEWRASRAFAHPYHRDEQGEWADSLELFANAVGTPAGDAFSTCADMARFARALWEGRLLDAGTTALLLSGKAPLGAGAGNGDGSAPQESFQCYGPVGMLIGGRWKFEHGGGNTLGMSTMVQLYPDADWTVSVLSNYGDAPSVQSIAVRARDMITG; this is encoded by the coding sequence ATGAGGACTCGGACCTCCCGGCGTTCGGTGCTCGGCGCGCTCGGTGCCGCCCCCGCCGCCGCGTTCGTGGCGGGCGCGTTCGCACCGGCCGTCGCCCAGGAGAGCGCCGGCACGGTGCCCGCGGGGCTCCGGCCGGGCGGCGAGCTCGACCAGCTCGTCGCGGGCATGGCGGAACGGGAGGAGTTCGCCGGTTCGCTGCTGGTGACCCACCGTTCCCGGACCGTGCTTGAGCGCTCGCACGGTATGGCCGACCGGCAGCGCGGCGTCCCCAATGGGCCGGGCACGGCGTTCCCGCTCGCCTCGGTGACGAAGCTGTTCACCGCCGTCGCCGTCGCCCAGCTCGCGCAGCAGGGGCTGCTGACCTACAGCGCGCGGCTCGGGACCTTCCTGGACGGCTTTCCCTCCGCGGTCGCCGACAAGGTGTCGGTGCACCACCTGCTGACGCACACGTCCGGGTACGGCGACTACCGCGCCGAGCCGGGGTTCCCGGAGGCGGAGAAGAGCTGGACCACCCGGGAAGAGACCATGGAGGGCATCACGGAGTTCATCCGGCGGTCCGAGCCGGCCTTCGCGCCGGGCGCGGGCGGGCTGTACAGCAACGCCGGCTACCACCTGCTGGGCGCGATCGTGGAGAAGGTGTCGGGCGTCTCCTACTACGACTACGTGCAGGAGAAGGTGTTCGGCGCGGCGGGGATGACCTCGTCGCGGTTCCTCACCAAACCGGAATGGCGGGCCAGCCGCGCCTTCGCGCACCCCTACCACCGGGACGAGCAGGGGGAATGGGCCGACAGCCTGGAACTCTTCGCGAACGCCGTCGGCACGCCGGCCGGTGACGCGTTCTCCACCTGCGCCGACATGGCCCGCTTCGCGCGTGCGCTGTGGGAGGGACGGCTCCTCGACGCGGGCACGACGGCTCTGCTGCTGAGCGGCAAGGCCCCGCTCGGTGCCGGGGCGGGCAACGGCGACGGCAGCGCGCCGCAGGAAAGCTTCCAGTGCTACGGCCCGGTGGGAATGCTCATCGGCGGCCGGTGGAAGTTCGAGCACGGCGGCGGCAACACCCTCGGCATGTCGACCATGGTCCAGCTCTACCCGGACGCCGACTGGACCGTGTCCGTCCTCAGCAACTACGGGGACGCGCCCTCCGTCCAGTCGATCGCCGTCCGGGCACGGGACATGATCACCGGATAG
- a CDS encoding XRE family transcriptional regulator: MESVHLNETIAAALRRERTRAGITLTELARRAGLAKSTLSQLESGGGNPSVETLWALAGALGVPFSRLVDPPGAAVRLVRADEGTPHHADDADYSATLLAAAPPHVRRDIYRIAAEPGDTHHSEPHQPGTVEHLVIGSGRAEAGPADEPVELGPGDYLAYPGDAPHVFRALLPGTTGVIAMDHS; this comes from the coding sequence ATGGAATCCGTCCACCTGAACGAGACGATCGCGGCCGCGCTCCGCCGCGAACGGACGCGGGCCGGCATCACCCTCACCGAACTGGCACGGCGTGCCGGGCTCGCGAAGTCCACGCTGTCCCAGCTCGAGTCGGGCGGCGGCAACCCGAGCGTCGAGACGCTGTGGGCACTGGCGGGCGCGCTCGGCGTCCCGTTCAGCCGCCTCGTCGACCCGCCGGGCGCCGCCGTGCGTCTCGTCCGCGCCGACGAGGGCACACCCCACCACGCGGACGACGCCGACTACAGCGCCACCCTGCTGGCAGCGGCTCCGCCCCACGTGCGCCGCGACATCTACCGGATCGCGGCCGAGCCCGGCGACACCCACCACTCGGAACCGCACCAGCCGGGGACGGTCGAGCACCTCGTCATCGGTTCGGGCCGCGCCGAGGCAGGCCCGGCCGACGAGCCCGTTGAACTCGGCCCCGGCGACTACCTCGCCTACCCCGGGGACGCCCCGCACGTCTTCCGCGCCCTCCTGCCCGGCACGACGGGCGTGATCGCGATGGACCACTCCTGA
- a CDS encoding class I SAM-dependent methyltransferase: MDERGAAIAAYWGRAAARFDEEPDHGLRDDRVRRAWAARLARWVPASAGDVLDAGCGTGSLSVLLAGAGHRVTGVDLAPAMVAAAREKAGRAGLAERTEFLTGDAAGPPVGGRRFGAVLARHLLWTLPDPHAALRAWCALTRPGGRLVLVEGRWRQPAGARPYVPEAAGLPWGDGVGAETLTDVLRPWAETICVEPLADDPDLWGGPVDDERYALVATLPEDGGSL; this comes from the coding sequence ATGGACGAGCGAGGGGCGGCGATCGCCGCGTACTGGGGCCGCGCGGCGGCGCGGTTCGACGAGGAGCCGGACCACGGCCTGCGGGACGACCGGGTCCGGCGGGCGTGGGCCGCGCGGCTCGCGCGGTGGGTGCCCGCGTCCGCCGGTGACGTGCTGGACGCAGGCTGCGGCACGGGGTCGTTGTCCGTCCTGCTGGCCGGCGCCGGGCACCGGGTGACGGGCGTCGACCTGGCGCCGGCGATGGTGGCGGCGGCGCGGGAGAAGGCCGGGAGGGCCGGTCTCGCGGAGCGGACGGAGTTCCTCACGGGGGACGCGGCCGGGCCGCCGGTGGGCGGGCGGCGGTTCGGCGCGGTCCTGGCGCGGCACCTGCTGTGGACGCTGCCCGATCCGCACGCGGCCCTGCGCGCCTGGTGCGCGCTGACGCGGCCGGGCGGCCGTCTGGTGCTGGTCGAGGGCCGCTGGCGGCAGCCGGCCGGCGCGCGCCCCTACGTCCCGGAGGCGGCCGGGCTGCCGTGGGGGGACGGCGTCGGCGCCGAGACGCTGACCGACGTGCTGCGTCCGTGGGCGGAGACGATATGCGTGGAGCCGCTGGCCGACGACCCCGACCTGTGGGGCGGCCCGGTCGACGACGAGCGGTACGCGCTCGTCGCCACGCTGCCGGAGGACGGGGGGAGCCTCTGA
- the galK gene encoding galactokinase, with amino-acid sequence MTAGRTPTHQDVYGVAADGRFAAPGRVNLIGEHTDYNEGFVMPFALPHTTVATVSRRADRRLRLHSGDMTGGVVETDLGTLAPGSVTGWAAYPAAVAWALQSEGHELGGADIHFTSDVPVGAGLSSSAALEVVTALAFSDLNGLGLDADALARLSQRAENDFVGMPCGILDQMASAACASGHVLFLDTRDLSRRQVPFDMAAAGLRLLVVDTRVKHAHADGAYARRRAECEAGAAALGVPFLRDVPFDGLDAALARITDDAVRRRVRHIVTEDRRVERVIEHLDAGRHRAIGPLLTEGHASLRDDFEVSCPELDLVVAAANAAGALGARMTGGGFGGSAIVLVEADAAQAVETAVREAFAAAGHTAPRVFGAIPSAGARRLPL; translated from the coding sequence ATGACCGCCGGGCGCACACCCACGCACCAGGACGTGTACGGGGTGGCCGCCGACGGCCGCTTCGCCGCCCCGGGCCGGGTCAACCTGATCGGGGAGCACACGGACTACAACGAGGGCTTCGTCATGCCGTTCGCCCTCCCCCACACGACGGTCGCCACCGTCTCGCGCCGCGCCGACCGCCGGCTGCGGCTGCACTCGGGCGACATGACGGGCGGCGTCGTCGAGACCGACCTCGGCACCCTCGCCCCCGGCTCCGTCACCGGCTGGGCCGCCTACCCGGCCGCCGTCGCCTGGGCGCTCCAGTCCGAGGGCCACGAACTGGGCGGCGCCGACATCCACTTCACCTCGGACGTCCCGGTGGGCGCCGGACTGTCGTCGTCGGCGGCCCTCGAAGTCGTCACCGCCCTGGCCTTCAGCGACCTGAACGGCCTCGGTCTCGACGCGGACGCCCTGGCCCGCCTGTCGCAGCGCGCCGAGAACGACTTCGTCGGCATGCCGTGCGGCATCCTCGACCAGATGGCGTCGGCGGCCTGCGCGTCGGGCCACGTCCTCTTCCTCGACACCCGCGACCTGTCGCGCCGCCAGGTGCCGTTCGACATGGCCGCCGCCGGGCTGCGGCTGCTCGTCGTGGACACGCGCGTGAAGCACGCGCACGCCGACGGGGCGTACGCCAGGCGGCGCGCGGAGTGCGAGGCCGGCGCGGCGGCGCTCGGGGTGCCGTTCCTGCGGGACGTGCCGTTCGACGGCCTCGACGCGGCCCTCGCGCGGATCACCGACGACGCGGTACGGCGGCGCGTCCGCCACATCGTGACCGAGGACCGCCGCGTCGAGCGCGTCATCGAGCACCTCGACGCCGGCCGGCACCGCGCCATCGGCCCCCTCCTCACCGAGGGGCACGCCTCGCTGCGCGACGACTTCGAGGTGTCCTGCCCCGAACTCGACCTCGTCGTCGCCGCGGCGAACGCCGCCGGCGCCCTCGGCGCCCGCATGACCGGCGGCGGCTTCGGCGGCTCGGCGATCGTGCTGGTCGAGGCGGACGCGGCACAGGCCGTCGAGACCGCCGTGCGCGAGGCGTTCGCGGCCGCCGGGCACACCGCGCCGCGCGTGTTCGGGGCGATACCGTCGGCCGGGGCGCGCCGCCTGCCGCTGTGA